The Hymenobacter sp. DG25A nucleotide sequence CCGGCAGCCCGGTAACGCAACTCCGCATCGGTTGGCGGCGTTAGGAGGTCAGCCCCTTCCTGCACCATAATGCGGCAGGTAGTACAGCGCCCTTTCGCCCCACAAGCATGCATCCAATCGTGGCCGGCGGCCTGCAAGGCTGCCAGTAATGTAGCGCCGGCTGGCACCTCCAGCGTGGCGCCGGGCATATTTTGCACCGTCAGTGTGGGCATCTTTCTCTAACTTTCCCGCCTGAACAAGGCTTGCGATGAAGGACAAATATAGCCAACCCAAACTCGAAGAGTACGGCCGCCGCCTGGCCGCCCTGCTCTGTGAACGATATTTTGGTCCCCAGCCGGGGGCCCTGCTGGATGGGCCGGCCGTGCTGCGTTTTACGCCGGTGCGGCAGGTAAACCTCTTTGTGGTGCAGCAGCTGCTGGCCAAATGGACGGAGGAAATGGCCAATCTGCGCAGCCCCTACTTCGATTTTGAAGATGCGGAGGTGCGGCAGGCGCTTACCCAGTTTATGAACGTGCTTTCCCGCCGCATCCGGCTGGGCCGGGAGGTATTTGAGCCTCTGTTAGCCCGGGCCGTGACGGATACCCTGCGCATAGCCGCTGACCCGGTGGTGGGCTTTGATGAAAAGCTGCTGCATGGCCGCACGGCCGCTACCCGGGAGCAACTTCTGGAAGGTGTGCGCTACATGGAGGTAGAAAAGCCCCTTTTTCAGGGTTTTCTGGAGAGTCTGCCCGCTACTACTGCCCTGCCGCGGGAAGAGCTGCTCAAGCAGTTCCGCCAGTATCAGGAGGCCAACTACCAGACCCTGCACCCGCTGGAAACCGTGGTAAATGAGCTAAGTGCCTTGCTGCCTTTGTCGGAAATAGACTTGCGGGAAGAAGAAGCCACTATGCCTACCCCGGCGGCACCGGTAGCCGCTACCCCACCCGTAGCGCCCCAGCCCACGCCGGTGCCCCCGGTTGCGCCGGCGCCGGCTCCCCAGGTTGCAGCGTCAGAGCCCCCGGCAGTTCCCAAGCCGGAACCAGAGCGCCCTGAGGTGGCGGCGGAAACCCTGGCTCCAGCCGCCGCCGAAAAGCCGCTCTATGAAAAGCTGAAAACGGAGCGTACCTCGCCACCTTTGTCTGAAACGCTGCGCACGGAGCGTACGGCGGCTACCCTGGCGGAGAAAGCGCCCAAAGTAGAGTCTTTGCGGGAGGCTATTTCCATCAACCAGCGTTTTGGCTTCATCAATGAGTTGTTCAATGGCGAGAACATGGAATACCATGCCGCCATTCAGAAGCTGGATGCCATGCCCGACGCGGCCACTGCCCGCCGCTTCGTGCAGGAAGACCTGGCCCAGCAATACGGCTGGGTGCGCAAGGAAGAGCACGTAAACAAGCTTCTGCGGCTGATAGACCGGAAGTTTGAATAGGCACGCCGGCCCGATGGAAACGTCGGCGCTGGGCTGGCCCTACCTGCTGCGGCGTCATTGGCAGCGGCTGTTGCTGGTGTATGGGCTGGCCGTGGGCGTGCTGGCCGGCCCCGCTTACACCATGTACGTGCACTACGATTTCTCGCACTCCCCTGACACGCGCAGCTACCTGAGCGTGGCCCGGGGCGAGTTTCGGGGCGTAAGCATCACGCGCCGCTACCGGGTGCTGGTGCCCGCCGTGGCGGCGGCCATGGCCTGGCCTCTGGAGCGCGTGTATGCCCGCGTGTGGCCGCAGCGGGCCGCCTCGGAGTGGCCCTTGCGACTGGCTTTTTACGTGGTGAATACTCTGGTGCTGGCTGCCGCGGGCCTCTTCTGGTACCGCAGCAGCCGCTGCTATGGCGTTACCCGGGAATCCGCCGCGCTGGCCGCGGCGCTGGTGCTGAGCAGCCGCTGGGCCGTGTACACTGCCGGCCTGCCCATGGTGGATAGCCTGTATCTGCTGGTATTCGCGCTGGGGTTCTACGCGGCCGTGAGCCACTCGCGGGCGGCACTGGTGGCCTGTATACTGCTGGGGCCGCTGGCCAAGGAATCGTTCGTGTTTCTGGTGCCTTGGTTGCTGGTGTTTGGGCGCGGCGCTGGCCGTTGGCCGGTGCAGCTAGCCTGGCTGGCGGTAGCCGGTGCGCTTACCCTGGCGGTACGGCACTGGATTGACGCTGGCGCCGGCACCCCCGCCAGCGCCAGCGTGCACAATGCTTTAAGCCACTTTGAAAACGTGGCTTATTCGCTGGGTCGGCTGTTTTCGGTGAAGGGAGTAGGCGAAATGTTCAGCGTGTTTGGGTTTGCCACGCTGGCTTTGCTGCTGGTGCCGGCCCGGGAATGGGCCCGGCCGCTGGGTTGGGCCGGCGCGATGCTGGGCGCGGTAGTGGCGGTACACATGATGCTTTCCGGCGAGCTGGCCCGGATGGCCTACCTGATGGCGCCAGCCTTCACGGTTGCCCTGGCGCTGGTGCTTACCAGGGTGCAGCGGGCCGCACAAACGCGCCTCTGATCCTGATTCGCCGGGCAGCCTGTGCCCTACTACCGGTTCAGATCCTGCTTGCGGTAGGCATCAATAGCCAGCAGAATAAACAGCAGTATAGTAAACGACCACAACGATGAGCCGCCGTAGCTGAAAAACGGCAGCGGAATGCCCACCACCGGCGCCAGGCCAATGGTCATGCCAATGTTGATACTGAAGTGGAAGAAGATAATACTGGCCACGCAGTACCCATACGTACGCCCAAATACCGATTTCTGCCGCTCGGCCACGTACAGAATGCGCGACAGCAGCGCCACGAAGAGAATGACTACGGTAATGGTGCCCAGCCAGCCCCACTCCTCCCCTACGGTGCAGAAAATGAAGTCGGTGCTTTGCTCCGGCACGAAGTCGAACTTGGTTTGGGTGCCTTGCAGGAAGCCTTTGCCGGTGAAGCCGCCGGAGCCAATGGCAATTTTGGACTGCGTCACGTTCCAGCCCACGCCCAAGGGGTCGGCGGAGGGGTTCAGCAGCACCTCAATGCGCTTGCGCTGGTAGTCGTGCAGCACGCTGTTGAAGAAGTAGTTCACCCCAAACACCATCCCAATTACAATGGCCCACACGCTGAGCGCTACCGGCAGATGGTGCCGGAAAATGCGCGTGTTAAACACGAACACCAGCACCAGAATCAGGGTAAAAGCCCCCAGCAGCCATAGGGTGGGCACCAGCAGCGCCAGTATCAGAATGATGCCGGCCGAGGCCAGGATAATCAGAATCAGAGGCGACATGCCCTCGCGGAAATAGGCCAGCAGTAGGGCGCCGTACACCAGCGCCTGGCCGGTTTCATTAGATGCAATGATGAGCACCACGGGCAGCAGCGTCATACCGGCCAAGATCAGCTGGTCGCGCCAGTTCTGGTGGCGCAGGTTGATGCTGGCCATATAGCGCGAAACGGCCAGGGCCGTGGTAAACTTGGCAAATTCCGCGGGCTGCAGGCGCACCGGCCCCAGCTCTAGCCAGGAGCGCGACCCGGCAATGGGCCGGGCAATGAACAGCGTGAGCAGCAGCAGCAGAATCATGCCCCCATAGAGCACGTAGGCCAGCGTGTCGTAGGCTTTGTAGTCGATGACCAGCAGGATAACAATCAGCACCACGGCAGTACCAATCCAGACCAGCTGCTTGCCGTAGTTGAAGTCGAAATTGAAGAGGCCACTGGGCGCGTCGGGCGAGTAGCTGGCCGCGTACACGTTCAGCCAGCCTAGCAGCACCATGAAGGCATACAGCCCCACGGTAACCCAATCTATACTGCGAGAATAGCGCGCCGGTGCGGGCATAACAATGG carries:
- a CDS encoding 2Fe-2S iron-sulfur cluster-binding protein is translated as MPTLTVQNMPGATLEVPAGATLLAALQAAGHDWMHACGAKGRCTTCRIMVQEGADLLTPPTDAELRYRAAGRLLATERLTCQARLPAGHVTGRVPLATQLPHQQYTK
- the rodA gene encoding rod shape-determining protein RodA — encoded protein: MPAPARYSRSIDWVTVGLYAFMVLLGWLNVYAASYSPDAPSGLFNFDFNYGKQLVWIGTAVVLIVILLVIDYKAYDTLAYVLYGGMILLLLLTLFIARPIAGSRSWLELGPVRLQPAEFAKFTTALAVSRYMASINLRHQNWRDQLILAGMTLLPVVLIIASNETGQALVYGALLLAYFREGMSPLILIILASAGIILILALLVPTLWLLGAFTLILVLVFVFNTRIFRHHLPVALSVWAIVIGMVFGVNYFFNSVLHDYQRKRIEVLLNPSADPLGVGWNVTQSKIAIGSGGFTGKGFLQGTQTKFDFVPEQSTDFIFCTVGEEWGWLGTITVVILFVALLSRILYVAERQKSVFGRTYGYCVASIIFFHFSINIGMTIGLAPVVGIPLPFFSYGGSSLWSFTILLFILLAIDAYRKQDLNR